From one Musa acuminata AAA Group cultivar baxijiao chromosome BXJ2-6, Cavendish_Baxijiao_AAA, whole genome shotgun sequence genomic stretch:
- the LOC135615753 gene encoding uncharacterized protein LOC135615753 isoform X2, protein MDKRLLSTKYIGRYGRVAAETIRRAKVAKPALKSLAPGNVESAAAAASSRGTGRGMDEGERLESRVPLRDVVADCTRRWFQDALKEARAGDAAMQVLVGQMYHNGYGIPKNEQKAHAWITKASNYRSSVWKVSDKRPGYNASDSDSEEEKINIKS, encoded by the exons ATGGACAAACGCCTCCTATCGACGAAGTATATAGGGAGATACGGCCGTGTCGCCGCCGAGACGATCCGAAGAGCCAAGGTCGCGAAGCCCGCCCTTAAATCGCTGGCTCCGGGCAACGTGGagtctgccgccgccgccgcctcctccagaGGCACCGGCCGGGGGATGGACGAAGGGGAGCGGCTGGAGAGCCGCGTCCCCCTGAGGGACGTGGTGGCCGACTGCACCCGCCGGTGGTTCCAGGACGCGCTCAAGGAGGCGAGGGCCGGGGATGCCGCTATGCAGGTCCTTGTTGGTCAGATGTACCATAACGGTTATGGAATCCCGAAGAACGAGCAAAAG GCACATGCATGGATCACAAAAGCATCCAACTATCGTTCATCAGTTTGGAAGGTTAGTGACAAGCGTCCAG GTTACAATGCCAGTGACTCAGATTCCGAGGAGGAGAAGATTAACATTAAATCATGA
- the LOC135615753 gene encoding uncharacterized protein LOC135615753 isoform X1, producing the protein MDKRLLSTKYIGRYGRVAAETIRRAKVAKPALKSLAPGNVESAAAAASSRGTGRGMDEGERLESRVPLRDVVADCTRRWFQDALKEARAGDAAMQVLVGQMYHNGYGIPKNEQKAHAWITKASNYRSSVWKVTMPVTQIPRRRRLTLNHDQRNLNLKKAF; encoded by the exons ATGGACAAACGCCTCCTATCGACGAAGTATATAGGGAGATACGGCCGTGTCGCCGCCGAGACGATCCGAAGAGCCAAGGTCGCGAAGCCCGCCCTTAAATCGCTGGCTCCGGGCAACGTGGagtctgccgccgccgccgcctcctccagaGGCACCGGCCGGGGGATGGACGAAGGGGAGCGGCTGGAGAGCCGCGTCCCCCTGAGGGACGTGGTGGCCGACTGCACCCGCCGGTGGTTCCAGGACGCGCTCAAGGAGGCGAGGGCCGGGGATGCCGCTATGCAGGTCCTTGTTGGTCAGATGTACCATAACGGTTATGGAATCCCGAAGAACGAGCAAAAG GCACATGCATGGATCACAAAAGCATCCAACTATCGTTCATCAGTTTGGAAG GTTACAATGCCAGTGACTCAGATTCCGAGGAGGAGAAGATTAACATTAAATCATGATCAAAGAAACTTGAATTTGAAGAAAGCATTTTAA